One part of the Stigmatopora argus isolate UIUO_Sarg chromosome 8, RoL_Sarg_1.0, whole genome shotgun sequence genome encodes these proteins:
- the tle2b gene encoding transducin-like enhancer protein 4 isoform X4, which produces MQRHYIMYYEMSYGLNIEMHKQAEIVKRLSAICAQIIPFLSQEHQQQVVQAVERAKQVTMAELNAIIGQQQLQHLSHHAPGIPLTPHPSGLSLGTGGSGLLALTGALGVSAHLAAKDERNHLDADHLREGAPSRSKSASSSDSQPPEERQGPSGGYASSQGGAEAKRRRCDDKEALAPHSYDSDGDKSEDNLVVDVSNEEANSPVGSPAHSPRGNGLDRAPALRKELPGSSGPAEAPSTPNPCSPAAGKAKDPAQMDKSQSPLSKSSTPSPSHREALTPGAAGPSTSCLRLVSKAASSADPLALRSPMSVPPGSYPAHFGVVSHAGLNGELASPGGFGGALTLSPQISAAASAYARSPMVAYDSRAHLRAPGLSSSLPSSSGGKPAYSFHVSADGQMQPVPFPPDALLGPGIPRHARQIHSLSHGEVVCAVTISTSTRHVYTGGKGCVKVWDISQPGSKSPMAQLDCLNRDNYIRSCKILPDGRTLIVGGEASTLSIWDLATPTPRIKAELTSSAPACYALAISPDNKVCFSCCSDGNIVVWDLHNQTLVRQFQGHTDGASCIDISNDGTKLWTGGLDNTVRCWDLREGRQLQQHDFTSQIFSLGYCPTGEWLAVGMESSNVEVLHVSKPDKYQLHLHESCVLSLKFAYCGKWFVSTGKDNLLNAWRTPYGASIFQSKESSSVLSCDVSPDDKYIVTGSGDKKATVYEVVY; this is translated from the exons ATGCAGCGGCACTACATCATG TACTACGAAATGTCCTACGGTCTCAACATTGAGATGCACAAACAG GCGGAGATTGTGAAGCGTCTCAGTGCCATCTGCGCTCAGATCATCCCTTTTCTCTCTCAAGAG cATCAGCAACAAGTGGTGCAAGCAGTGGAGCGGGCCAAGCAGGTCACCATGGCTGAACTCAACGCCATCATCGGG cagcagcagctccaGCACCTGTCCCACCACGCCCCGGGTATCCCCCTCACGCCGCACCCGTCCGGCTTGTCTCTGGGCACGGGTGGCTCCGGGCTCCTGGCGCTGACAGGGGCTTTAGGGGTGTCGGCCCATCTCGCTGCCAAGGATGAACGCAACCACCTTGACGCAGACCATCTCCGAG AAGGAGCACCCAGCAGG aGTAAGTCAGCATCATCATCAGACAGTCAGCCACCCGAGGAGCGACAGGGGCCATCAGGCGGCTACGCCTCCTCCCAGGGAGGAGCGGAGGCCAAGAGGAGACGGTGTGACGACAAAGAAGCCCTCGCGCCACATTCATAT GACAGTGATGGAGACAAAAGTGAGGACAATTTGGTCGTGGATGTGTCCAATGAG GAGGCAAACTCCCCTGTAGGCAGTCCAGCTCATTCTCCCCGTGGTAACGGTTTGGACCGAGCACCTGCCCTGAGAAAAGAGCTTCCGGGCTCCTCGGGTCCTGCCGAGGCCCCCTCCACTCCGAACCCATGTAGCCCCGCTGCAGGCAAAGCCAAGGATCCTGCACAG ATGGATAAATCCCAGTCGCCCTTGTCCAAGTCCAGCACGCCATCGCCATCCCACCGTGAGGCCCTGACACCCGGAGCTGCTGGTCCCAGCACTTCCTGCCTTCGCCTGGTCAGCAAAGCGGCGTCTTCTGCCGACCCCCTCG CACTACGCAGCCCCATGTCCGTGCCCCCCGGTTCCTACCCGGCTCATTTTGGCGTGGTCTCCCACGCAGGACTCAACGGCGAGCTGGCCAGCCCCGGAGGCTTCGGCGGGGCTCTGACTCTGTCACCCCAAATCAGCGCAGCCGCCAGCGCCTACGCTCGAAGCCCCATG GTGGCATATGACTCTCGAGCTCACCTGAGGGCCCCTGGCTTGTCATCTTCTCTACCCAGTTCATCTGGCGGCAAACC GGCTTATTCGTTCCACGTGAGCGCCGACGGTCAAATGCAGCCAGTGCCCTTCCCGCCGGACGCTTTGCTGGGTCCGGGCATCCCTCGTCACGCCCGGCAGATCCACAGCCTGAGCCACGGCGAGGTGGTGTGTGCCGTCACCATCAGTACATCCACGCGCCACGTCTACACGGGGGGAAAAGGCTGCGTCAAGGTATGGGACATCAGCCAGCCGGGCAGCAAGAGTCCCATGGcccagcttgactgtctg AACCGTGACAACTACATCCGCTCATGCAAGATCCTACCCGACGGGCGCACGCTGATCGTGGGCGGCGAGGCCAGCACGCTGTCCATCTGGGACCTGGCCACGCCCACCCCTCGCATCAAAGCCGAGCTGACGTCATCGGCGCCCGCCTGCTACGCTCTTGCCATCTCGCCCGACAACAAGGTGTGCTTCTCCTGCTGCAGCGACGGAAACATCGTGGTCTGGGACCTGCACAACCAGACGCTCGTTAG ACAGTTCCAGGGCCACACGGACGGAGCCAGCTGCATCGACATCTCCAACGACGGCACCAAGTTGTGGACGGGAGGACTGGACAACACGGTGCGCTGCTGGGACTTGAGAGAAGGACGCCAACTGCAGCAGCACGACTTCACGTCGCAG ATCTTCTCCCTGGGTTACTGTCCGACGGGGGAGTGGCTGGCGGTGGGAATGGAGAGCAGCAACGTGGAAGTCCTTCACGTGTCCAAGCCCGACAAGTACCAGCTGCATCTTCACGAGAGTTGCGTGCTCTCGCTCAAGTTCGCCTATTGCG GCAAGTGGTTTGTGAGCACAGGCAAAGACAACCTGTTGAATGCGTGGAGGACCCCTTACGGCGCCAGCATTTTCCAG TCCAAGGAGTCGTCGTCCGTCCTGAGCTGCGACGTGTCCCCGGACGACAAGTACATTGTGACGGGATCGGGTGACAAGAAGGCCACCGTCTATGAGGTGGTGTACTGA
- the tle2b gene encoding transducin-like enhancer protein 4 isoform X3, giving the protein MYPQGRHPVPLQPGQSFKFTVLETLDRIKEEFQFLQAQYHSLKLECEKLASEKTEMQRHYIMYYEMSYGLNIEMHKQAEIVKRLSAICAQIIPFLSQEHQQQVVQAVERAKQVTMAELNAIIGQQQLQHLSHHAPGIPLTPHPSGLSLGTGGSGLLALTGALGVSAHLAAKDERNHLDADHLREGAPSRSKSASSSDSQPPEERQGPSGGYASSQGGAEAKRRRCDDKEALAPHSYDSDGDKSEDNLVVDVSNEEANSPVGSPAHSPRGNGLDRAPALRKELPGSSGPAEAPSTPNPCSPAAGKAKDPAQMDKSQSPLSKSSTPSPSHREALTPGAAGPSTSCLRLVSKAASSADPLGLNGELASPGGFGGALTLSPQISAAASAYARSPMVAYDSRAHLRAPGLSSSLPSSSGGKPAYSFHVSADGQMQPVPFPPDALLGPGIPRHARQIHSLSHGEVVCAVTISTSTRHVYTGGKGCVKVWDISQPGSKSPMAQLDCLNRDNYIRSCKILPDGRTLIVGGEASTLSIWDLATPTPRIKAELTSSAPACYALAISPDNKVCFSCCSDGNIVVWDLHNQTLVRQFQGHTDGASCIDISNDGTKLWTGGLDNTVRCWDLREGRQLQQHDFTSQIFSLGYCPTGEWLAVGMESSNVEVLHVSKPDKYQLHLHESCVLSLKFAYCGKWFVSTGKDNLLNAWRTPYGASIFQSKESSSVLSCDVSPDDKYIVTGSGDKKATVYEVVY; this is encoded by the exons GTCCCCTTGCAACCTGGCCAGTCTTTCAAGTTCACCGTCCTGGAAACCCTGGACCGGATCAAGGAGGAATTCCAGTTCCTCCAGGCCCAGTATCACAG CCTCAAGCTGGAGTGTGAGAAACTAGCCAGCGAGAAAACTGAGATGCAGCGGCACTACATCATG TACTACGAAATGTCCTACGGTCTCAACATTGAGATGCACAAACAG GCGGAGATTGTGAAGCGTCTCAGTGCCATCTGCGCTCAGATCATCCCTTTTCTCTCTCAAGAG cATCAGCAACAAGTGGTGCAAGCAGTGGAGCGGGCCAAGCAGGTCACCATGGCTGAACTCAACGCCATCATCGGG cagcagcagctccaGCACCTGTCCCACCACGCCCCGGGTATCCCCCTCACGCCGCACCCGTCCGGCTTGTCTCTGGGCACGGGTGGCTCCGGGCTCCTGGCGCTGACAGGGGCTTTAGGGGTGTCGGCCCATCTCGCTGCCAAGGATGAACGCAACCACCTTGACGCAGACCATCTCCGAG AAGGAGCACCCAGCAGG aGTAAGTCAGCATCATCATCAGACAGTCAGCCACCCGAGGAGCGACAGGGGCCATCAGGCGGCTACGCCTCCTCCCAGGGAGGAGCGGAGGCCAAGAGGAGACGGTGTGACGACAAAGAAGCCCTCGCGCCACATTCATAT GACAGTGATGGAGACAAAAGTGAGGACAATTTGGTCGTGGATGTGTCCAATGAG GAGGCAAACTCCCCTGTAGGCAGTCCAGCTCATTCTCCCCGTGGTAACGGTTTGGACCGAGCACCTGCCCTGAGAAAAGAGCTTCCGGGCTCCTCGGGTCCTGCCGAGGCCCCCTCCACTCCGAACCCATGTAGCCCCGCTGCAGGCAAAGCCAAGGATCCTGCACAG ATGGATAAATCCCAGTCGCCCTTGTCCAAGTCCAGCACGCCATCGCCATCCCACCGTGAGGCCCTGACACCCGGAGCTGCTGGTCCCAGCACTTCCTGCCTTCGCCTGGTCAGCAAAGCGGCGTCTTCTGCCGACCCCCTCG GACTCAACGGCGAGCTGGCCAGCCCCGGAGGCTTCGGCGGGGCTCTGACTCTGTCACCCCAAATCAGCGCAGCCGCCAGCGCCTACGCTCGAAGCCCCATG GTGGCATATGACTCTCGAGCTCACCTGAGGGCCCCTGGCTTGTCATCTTCTCTACCCAGTTCATCTGGCGGCAAACC GGCTTATTCGTTCCACGTGAGCGCCGACGGTCAAATGCAGCCAGTGCCCTTCCCGCCGGACGCTTTGCTGGGTCCGGGCATCCCTCGTCACGCCCGGCAGATCCACAGCCTGAGCCACGGCGAGGTGGTGTGTGCCGTCACCATCAGTACATCCACGCGCCACGTCTACACGGGGGGAAAAGGCTGCGTCAAGGTATGGGACATCAGCCAGCCGGGCAGCAAGAGTCCCATGGcccagcttgactgtctg AACCGTGACAACTACATCCGCTCATGCAAGATCCTACCCGACGGGCGCACGCTGATCGTGGGCGGCGAGGCCAGCACGCTGTCCATCTGGGACCTGGCCACGCCCACCCCTCGCATCAAAGCCGAGCTGACGTCATCGGCGCCCGCCTGCTACGCTCTTGCCATCTCGCCCGACAACAAGGTGTGCTTCTCCTGCTGCAGCGACGGAAACATCGTGGTCTGGGACCTGCACAACCAGACGCTCGTTAG ACAGTTCCAGGGCCACACGGACGGAGCCAGCTGCATCGACATCTCCAACGACGGCACCAAGTTGTGGACGGGAGGACTGGACAACACGGTGCGCTGCTGGGACTTGAGAGAAGGACGCCAACTGCAGCAGCACGACTTCACGTCGCAG ATCTTCTCCCTGGGTTACTGTCCGACGGGGGAGTGGCTGGCGGTGGGAATGGAGAGCAGCAACGTGGAAGTCCTTCACGTGTCCAAGCCCGACAAGTACCAGCTGCATCTTCACGAGAGTTGCGTGCTCTCGCTCAAGTTCGCCTATTGCG GCAAGTGGTTTGTGAGCACAGGCAAAGACAACCTGTTGAATGCGTGGAGGACCCCTTACGGCGCCAGCATTTTCCAG TCCAAGGAGTCGTCGTCCGTCCTGAGCTGCGACGTGTCCCCGGACGACAAGTACATTGTGACGGGATCGGGTGACAAGAAGGCCACCGTCTATGAGGTGGTGTACTGA
- the tle2b gene encoding transducin-like enhancer protein 4 isoform X2, whose protein sequence is MYPQGRHPVPLQPGQSFKFTVLETLDRIKEEFQFLQAQYHSLKLECEKLASEKTEMQRHYIMYYEMSYGLNIEMHKQAEIVKRLSAICAQIIPFLSQEHQQQVVQAVERAKQVTMAELNAIIGQQLQHLSHHAPGIPLTPHPSGLSLGTGGSGLLALTGALGVSAHLAAKDERNHLDADHLREGAPSRSKSASSSDSQPPEERQGPSGGYASSQGGAEAKRRRCDDKEALAPHSYDSDGDKSEDNLVVDVSNEEANSPVGSPAHSPRGNGLDRAPALRKELPGSSGPAEAPSTPNPCSPAAGKAKDPAQMDKSQSPLSKSSTPSPSHREALTPGAAGPSTSCLRLVSKAASSADPLALRSPMSVPPGSYPAHFGVVSHAGLNGELASPGGFGGALTLSPQISAAASAYARSPMVAYDSRAHLRAPGLSSSLPSSSGGKPAYSFHVSADGQMQPVPFPPDALLGPGIPRHARQIHSLSHGEVVCAVTISTSTRHVYTGGKGCVKVWDISQPGSKSPMAQLDCLNRDNYIRSCKILPDGRTLIVGGEASTLSIWDLATPTPRIKAELTSSAPACYALAISPDNKVCFSCCSDGNIVVWDLHNQTLVRQFQGHTDGASCIDISNDGTKLWTGGLDNTVRCWDLREGRQLQQHDFTSQIFSLGYCPTGEWLAVGMESSNVEVLHVSKPDKYQLHLHESCVLSLKFAYCGKWFVSTGKDNLLNAWRTPYGASIFQSKESSSVLSCDVSPDDKYIVTGSGDKKATVYEVVY, encoded by the exons GTCCCCTTGCAACCTGGCCAGTCTTTCAAGTTCACCGTCCTGGAAACCCTGGACCGGATCAAGGAGGAATTCCAGTTCCTCCAGGCCCAGTATCACAG CCTCAAGCTGGAGTGTGAGAAACTAGCCAGCGAGAAAACTGAGATGCAGCGGCACTACATCATG TACTACGAAATGTCCTACGGTCTCAACATTGAGATGCACAAACAG GCGGAGATTGTGAAGCGTCTCAGTGCCATCTGCGCTCAGATCATCCCTTTTCTCTCTCAAGAG cATCAGCAACAAGTGGTGCAAGCAGTGGAGCGGGCCAAGCAGGTCACCATGGCTGAACTCAACGCCATCATCGGG cagcagctccaGCACCTGTCCCACCACGCCCCGGGTATCCCCCTCACGCCGCACCCGTCCGGCTTGTCTCTGGGCACGGGTGGCTCCGGGCTCCTGGCGCTGACAGGGGCTTTAGGGGTGTCGGCCCATCTCGCTGCCAAGGATGAACGCAACCACCTTGACGCAGACCATCTCCGAG AAGGAGCACCCAGCAGG aGTAAGTCAGCATCATCATCAGACAGTCAGCCACCCGAGGAGCGACAGGGGCCATCAGGCGGCTACGCCTCCTCCCAGGGAGGAGCGGAGGCCAAGAGGAGACGGTGTGACGACAAAGAAGCCCTCGCGCCACATTCATAT GACAGTGATGGAGACAAAAGTGAGGACAATTTGGTCGTGGATGTGTCCAATGAG GAGGCAAACTCCCCTGTAGGCAGTCCAGCTCATTCTCCCCGTGGTAACGGTTTGGACCGAGCACCTGCCCTGAGAAAAGAGCTTCCGGGCTCCTCGGGTCCTGCCGAGGCCCCCTCCACTCCGAACCCATGTAGCCCCGCTGCAGGCAAAGCCAAGGATCCTGCACAG ATGGATAAATCCCAGTCGCCCTTGTCCAAGTCCAGCACGCCATCGCCATCCCACCGTGAGGCCCTGACACCCGGAGCTGCTGGTCCCAGCACTTCCTGCCTTCGCCTGGTCAGCAAAGCGGCGTCTTCTGCCGACCCCCTCG CACTACGCAGCCCCATGTCCGTGCCCCCCGGTTCCTACCCGGCTCATTTTGGCGTGGTCTCCCACGCAGGACTCAACGGCGAGCTGGCCAGCCCCGGAGGCTTCGGCGGGGCTCTGACTCTGTCACCCCAAATCAGCGCAGCCGCCAGCGCCTACGCTCGAAGCCCCATG GTGGCATATGACTCTCGAGCTCACCTGAGGGCCCCTGGCTTGTCATCTTCTCTACCCAGTTCATCTGGCGGCAAACC GGCTTATTCGTTCCACGTGAGCGCCGACGGTCAAATGCAGCCAGTGCCCTTCCCGCCGGACGCTTTGCTGGGTCCGGGCATCCCTCGTCACGCCCGGCAGATCCACAGCCTGAGCCACGGCGAGGTGGTGTGTGCCGTCACCATCAGTACATCCACGCGCCACGTCTACACGGGGGGAAAAGGCTGCGTCAAGGTATGGGACATCAGCCAGCCGGGCAGCAAGAGTCCCATGGcccagcttgactgtctg AACCGTGACAACTACATCCGCTCATGCAAGATCCTACCCGACGGGCGCACGCTGATCGTGGGCGGCGAGGCCAGCACGCTGTCCATCTGGGACCTGGCCACGCCCACCCCTCGCATCAAAGCCGAGCTGACGTCATCGGCGCCCGCCTGCTACGCTCTTGCCATCTCGCCCGACAACAAGGTGTGCTTCTCCTGCTGCAGCGACGGAAACATCGTGGTCTGGGACCTGCACAACCAGACGCTCGTTAG ACAGTTCCAGGGCCACACGGACGGAGCCAGCTGCATCGACATCTCCAACGACGGCACCAAGTTGTGGACGGGAGGACTGGACAACACGGTGCGCTGCTGGGACTTGAGAGAAGGACGCCAACTGCAGCAGCACGACTTCACGTCGCAG ATCTTCTCCCTGGGTTACTGTCCGACGGGGGAGTGGCTGGCGGTGGGAATGGAGAGCAGCAACGTGGAAGTCCTTCACGTGTCCAAGCCCGACAAGTACCAGCTGCATCTTCACGAGAGTTGCGTGCTCTCGCTCAAGTTCGCCTATTGCG GCAAGTGGTTTGTGAGCACAGGCAAAGACAACCTGTTGAATGCGTGGAGGACCCCTTACGGCGCCAGCATTTTCCAG TCCAAGGAGTCGTCGTCCGTCCTGAGCTGCGACGTGTCCCCGGACGACAAGTACATTGTGACGGGATCGGGTGACAAGAAGGCCACCGTCTATGAGGTGGTGTACTGA
- the tle2b gene encoding transducin-like enhancer protein 4 isoform X1 yields the protein MYPQGRHPVPLQPGQSFKFTVLETLDRIKEEFQFLQAQYHSLKLECEKLASEKTEMQRHYIMYYEMSYGLNIEMHKQAEIVKRLSAICAQIIPFLSQEHQQQVVQAVERAKQVTMAELNAIIGQQQLQHLSHHAPGIPLTPHPSGLSLGTGGSGLLALTGALGVSAHLAAKDERNHLDADHLREGAPSRSKSASSSDSQPPEERQGPSGGYASSQGGAEAKRRRCDDKEALAPHSYDSDGDKSEDNLVVDVSNEEANSPVGSPAHSPRGNGLDRAPALRKELPGSSGPAEAPSTPNPCSPAAGKAKDPAQMDKSQSPLSKSSTPSPSHREALTPGAAGPSTSCLRLVSKAASSADPLALRSPMSVPPGSYPAHFGVVSHAGLNGELASPGGFGGALTLSPQISAAASAYARSPMVAYDSRAHLRAPGLSSSLPSSSGGKPAYSFHVSADGQMQPVPFPPDALLGPGIPRHARQIHSLSHGEVVCAVTISTSTRHVYTGGKGCVKVWDISQPGSKSPMAQLDCLNRDNYIRSCKILPDGRTLIVGGEASTLSIWDLATPTPRIKAELTSSAPACYALAISPDNKVCFSCCSDGNIVVWDLHNQTLVRQFQGHTDGASCIDISNDGTKLWTGGLDNTVRCWDLREGRQLQQHDFTSQIFSLGYCPTGEWLAVGMESSNVEVLHVSKPDKYQLHLHESCVLSLKFAYCGKWFVSTGKDNLLNAWRTPYGASIFQSKESSSVLSCDVSPDDKYIVTGSGDKKATVYEVVY from the exons GTCCCCTTGCAACCTGGCCAGTCTTTCAAGTTCACCGTCCTGGAAACCCTGGACCGGATCAAGGAGGAATTCCAGTTCCTCCAGGCCCAGTATCACAG CCTCAAGCTGGAGTGTGAGAAACTAGCCAGCGAGAAAACTGAGATGCAGCGGCACTACATCATG TACTACGAAATGTCCTACGGTCTCAACATTGAGATGCACAAACAG GCGGAGATTGTGAAGCGTCTCAGTGCCATCTGCGCTCAGATCATCCCTTTTCTCTCTCAAGAG cATCAGCAACAAGTGGTGCAAGCAGTGGAGCGGGCCAAGCAGGTCACCATGGCTGAACTCAACGCCATCATCGGG cagcagcagctccaGCACCTGTCCCACCACGCCCCGGGTATCCCCCTCACGCCGCACCCGTCCGGCTTGTCTCTGGGCACGGGTGGCTCCGGGCTCCTGGCGCTGACAGGGGCTTTAGGGGTGTCGGCCCATCTCGCTGCCAAGGATGAACGCAACCACCTTGACGCAGACCATCTCCGAG AAGGAGCACCCAGCAGG aGTAAGTCAGCATCATCATCAGACAGTCAGCCACCCGAGGAGCGACAGGGGCCATCAGGCGGCTACGCCTCCTCCCAGGGAGGAGCGGAGGCCAAGAGGAGACGGTGTGACGACAAAGAAGCCCTCGCGCCACATTCATAT GACAGTGATGGAGACAAAAGTGAGGACAATTTGGTCGTGGATGTGTCCAATGAG GAGGCAAACTCCCCTGTAGGCAGTCCAGCTCATTCTCCCCGTGGTAACGGTTTGGACCGAGCACCTGCCCTGAGAAAAGAGCTTCCGGGCTCCTCGGGTCCTGCCGAGGCCCCCTCCACTCCGAACCCATGTAGCCCCGCTGCAGGCAAAGCCAAGGATCCTGCACAG ATGGATAAATCCCAGTCGCCCTTGTCCAAGTCCAGCACGCCATCGCCATCCCACCGTGAGGCCCTGACACCCGGAGCTGCTGGTCCCAGCACTTCCTGCCTTCGCCTGGTCAGCAAAGCGGCGTCTTCTGCCGACCCCCTCG CACTACGCAGCCCCATGTCCGTGCCCCCCGGTTCCTACCCGGCTCATTTTGGCGTGGTCTCCCACGCAGGACTCAACGGCGAGCTGGCCAGCCCCGGAGGCTTCGGCGGGGCTCTGACTCTGTCACCCCAAATCAGCGCAGCCGCCAGCGCCTACGCTCGAAGCCCCATG GTGGCATATGACTCTCGAGCTCACCTGAGGGCCCCTGGCTTGTCATCTTCTCTACCCAGTTCATCTGGCGGCAAACC GGCTTATTCGTTCCACGTGAGCGCCGACGGTCAAATGCAGCCAGTGCCCTTCCCGCCGGACGCTTTGCTGGGTCCGGGCATCCCTCGTCACGCCCGGCAGATCCACAGCCTGAGCCACGGCGAGGTGGTGTGTGCCGTCACCATCAGTACATCCACGCGCCACGTCTACACGGGGGGAAAAGGCTGCGTCAAGGTATGGGACATCAGCCAGCCGGGCAGCAAGAGTCCCATGGcccagcttgactgtctg AACCGTGACAACTACATCCGCTCATGCAAGATCCTACCCGACGGGCGCACGCTGATCGTGGGCGGCGAGGCCAGCACGCTGTCCATCTGGGACCTGGCCACGCCCACCCCTCGCATCAAAGCCGAGCTGACGTCATCGGCGCCCGCCTGCTACGCTCTTGCCATCTCGCCCGACAACAAGGTGTGCTTCTCCTGCTGCAGCGACGGAAACATCGTGGTCTGGGACCTGCACAACCAGACGCTCGTTAG ACAGTTCCAGGGCCACACGGACGGAGCCAGCTGCATCGACATCTCCAACGACGGCACCAAGTTGTGGACGGGAGGACTGGACAACACGGTGCGCTGCTGGGACTTGAGAGAAGGACGCCAACTGCAGCAGCACGACTTCACGTCGCAG ATCTTCTCCCTGGGTTACTGTCCGACGGGGGAGTGGCTGGCGGTGGGAATGGAGAGCAGCAACGTGGAAGTCCTTCACGTGTCCAAGCCCGACAAGTACCAGCTGCATCTTCACGAGAGTTGCGTGCTCTCGCTCAAGTTCGCCTATTGCG GCAAGTGGTTTGTGAGCACAGGCAAAGACAACCTGTTGAATGCGTGGAGGACCCCTTACGGCGCCAGCATTTTCCAG TCCAAGGAGTCGTCGTCCGTCCTGAGCTGCGACGTGTCCCCGGACGACAAGTACATTGTGACGGGATCGGGTGACAAGAAGGCCACCGTCTATGAGGTGGTGTACTGA